The Akkermansia sp. N21116 genome includes a region encoding these proteins:
- a CDS encoding Gfo/Idh/MocA family oxidoreductase, which yields MNNNRRSFIKKAAIGAAAFTILPRHVLGAMGGDKYIGPNDQLTRAIIGVGGIGTGPLHMTSDQTCRLVGVCDVDSNHLKNGVNMAKQKFNQQVKAYHDFRELIHDPNVDIVHIATPPHWHGIMAVEAARAGKDIFCEKPMTRTIGEGKRILQAVKGHGRIFRINTWFRFKDTFYGLGTETRPLKKLVDSGLLGWPLTVRISGATGFAWKFFWTGRDKLTPEPVPANLDYDMWLGPAPYKPYNAHRTHQTFRGYWDYDGGGLGDMGQHYIDPVQYILGKDNTFPIKVEVDAPQQHPDAIGIWRKIVFTYEDGCKIILEGEGFESPGKVPYIEGPNGKVYKGFECTIPNVMEKIAAMPDPEIRNTDFLECVRTRQQFALDEDKSYHSCTIVNMGVCALRLNRTLHFDPKTQLFINDDAANRLIDQPMRGSWGRYM from the coding sequence ATGAACAACAACAGACGCAGCTTTATCAAAAAAGCAGCTATTGGTGCCGCTGCATTCACTATTTTACCAAGACACGTTTTGGGTGCTATGGGGGGAGATAAATACATCGGCCCCAACGATCAGCTAACGCGTGCCATCATTGGAGTAGGCGGTATCGGTACAGGACCGCTTCACATGACGAGCGACCAAACCTGTCGGCTGGTAGGCGTTTGCGATGTCGATTCCAATCACTTGAAAAACGGAGTCAATATGGCCAAACAGAAGTTCAATCAACAGGTCAAAGCATACCACGACTTCCGGGAATTGATCCACGACCCCAATGTTGACATCGTTCATATCGCAACCCCACCGCACTGGCACGGCATTATGGCCGTCGAAGCAGCCCGTGCAGGCAAGGATATTTTCTGTGAAAAGCCGATGACTCGTACCATTGGAGAAGGCAAACGCATCTTACAGGCAGTCAAGGGACATGGCCGTATTTTCCGCATCAATACGTGGTTCCGATTCAAAGATACATTCTACGGACTTGGAACCGAAACGCGACCTTTGAAGAAGCTCGTCGACAGCGGTTTGCTGGGCTGGCCACTTACCGTGAGAATCTCCGGCGCCACGGGATTTGCATGGAAATTCTTCTGGACGGGACGGGACAAACTGACCCCGGAACCCGTCCCGGCTAACCTGGATTACGACATGTGGCTTGGGCCGGCTCCGTACAAGCCCTACAATGCCCACAGAACGCACCAGACCTTCCGCGGGTATTGGGATTACGATGGCGGTGGCTTGGGCGACATGGGCCAGCATTATATCGACCCCGTTCAATACATCCTGGGGAAAGACAATACCTTCCCCATCAAGGTGGAAGTCGATGCCCCTCAACAGCACCCGGACGCCATCGGCATCTGGAGAAAAATCGTCTTCACCTACGAAGACGGCTGCAAGATTATTCTGGAAGGTGAAGGCTTCGAAAGCCCGGGTAAAGTTCCCTATATCGAAGGGCCGAACGGCAAAGTTTATAAGGGATTCGAATGCACCATCCCAAATGTCATGGAAAAAATTGCTGCGATGCCCGATCCGGAAATCCGCAACACGGACTTCCTGGAATGCGTGAGAACGCGTCAACAATTCGCCCTCGACGAAGATAAGTCTTACCACAGTTGTACCATCGTCAATATGGGAGTCTGTGCCTTGAGATTGAATCGCACGCTGCATTTTGATCCGAAGACCCAGCTCTTCATTAACGATGATGCGGCAAACCGGCTCATCGACCAACCCATGCGCGGCTCGTGGGGCAGATACATGTAA
- a CDS encoding family 16 glycoside hydrolase, with translation MKGLYLMSLLAVSPLFAQSTGSQQRTIETVVMDVLAQLPADSQAKQQQRMQDFLKEPQQIVEILGSMLTDPAKGQNAKVEYAISGLVSHVTAAGQDQALASVRAGLRNAIQKCPFNDGKAFLMSQLQWCSGPEDSDALTAYLQDKELASPAINALIQTPGTDNLIIKMLNEQKFDRNLLAYAVKEKALAEAETSLLAWLKDEADASTKAMICSALASCGSKASLDALAPISMVDYLNLLQKLSKAAPSDDIKQRARALLTDQPTQVRTAAMQAVINMEADIQPILQETLKDPDSEYRNAVLKMLSPRMTAEITTCLPALYPALTDAAKIDLVNWLGNTHAEDRMDIMETAVQEGKPALSQSALIAASKLKTERAAQLLVSQLSGPNRQVAAQAILASKTNLVDKLAALLDAPDKEVKQQVLSIVSQRRMKQVADKVFNLLDSPDAQLRQAAYNALNGVVSEADLNRLIEMLKKPDGTDLPKLQEAIKMAMLAMSPDKKLQTISDWMANAPRPEIYYSLLASAGTDAAATRLIEEYNSGKSADKALAELLKMSNPPVLKFLWTLIAQDKATEPVIARFIALSQSSKGNLKERCGQYGKLLQSNISTAIKKSLVSALSTVPTGDSFTLAAKYLDDPDSAYEAANTVKSIASNKSVPIDNKELLPALNKAIAILKETGNADDGYAVDAIKKLLTELKPVEPFVLSDDEKKQGFELLFDGTDLSKWQDNATGYKVANGAIHVVEDYGHNLYTRKEYQDFVMRFSFCFARPGVNNGIGVRTPVGVDAAYDGMCELQIIDNDAPEYAHLADYQYHGSVYGIIPARRIKLKPIGQWNEEEIKVVGDHITVTVNGEVILDANVREACQGHNVSPKAGEKNPYTMDKRDHPGMFNKKGFISYCGHGAGFMLKNIRVLDLSAQAAQK, from the coding sequence ATGAAAGGTTTATACCTTATGTCGTTATTGGCTGTATCTCCCCTGTTCGCTCAGTCTACAGGTAGCCAGCAACGCACAATTGAAACGGTCGTCATGGACGTATTGGCTCAGCTCCCCGCTGATTCTCAAGCCAAACAGCAACAGCGTATGCAGGACTTCCTGAAGGAACCACAGCAGATCGTGGAAATCCTCGGCAGCATGCTGACCGACCCAGCCAAAGGACAGAACGCCAAGGTCGAATACGCCATCAGCGGTCTGGTCTCTCACGTAACTGCCGCTGGTCAGGATCAGGCGCTCGCCAGCGTCCGAGCCGGCCTGCGAAACGCCATTCAGAAATGCCCCTTCAACGATGGCAAGGCATTCTTAATGTCCCAGTTGCAATGGTGCAGCGGCCCGGAAGATTCCGACGCCCTCACTGCTTATCTTCAGGACAAAGAACTTGCCTCGCCAGCGATAAATGCCCTCATCCAGACACCGGGGACAGATAACTTGATTATCAAGATGCTGAACGAGCAGAAGTTCGATCGTAATCTCCTTGCCTATGCCGTTAAGGAAAAGGCTCTCGCCGAAGCCGAAACAAGTTTGCTGGCCTGGTTGAAGGACGAAGCGGATGCCTCGACAAAAGCAATGATCTGCTCGGCTTTGGCCTCCTGCGGCAGCAAAGCATCTCTGGACGCCTTGGCACCCATCTCGATGGTGGATTACCTGAACTTGCTCCAGAAACTATCGAAAGCAGCACCGTCGGATGATATCAAACAGCGTGCCCGCGCCCTGCTCACAGACCAGCCGACCCAGGTTCGCACGGCAGCCATGCAAGCAGTCATCAATATGGAAGCCGACATCCAGCCGATTCTTCAGGAAACGCTCAAGGATCCCGATTCGGAATACAGAAATGCCGTTCTCAAAATGTTGTCGCCACGCATGACAGCAGAGATTACAACATGTCTCCCGGCTCTTTATCCTGCGTTGACGGATGCAGCTAAAATTGACCTCGTCAACTGGCTGGGCAACACCCATGCCGAAGACCGCATGGACATCATGGAGACAGCCGTTCAGGAAGGAAAACCTGCCCTGAGCCAATCAGCCTTGATTGCCGCCAGTAAACTGAAGACCGAACGCGCCGCTCAACTCCTCGTCTCGCAGCTTTCTGGCCCCAACCGCCAAGTGGCTGCCCAGGCTATTCTGGCCAGCAAGACCAACCTGGTCGACAAATTGGCGGCCTTGCTGGATGCTCCCGACAAGGAAGTGAAGCAACAGGTCTTGTCGATTGTATCTCAGCGACGCATGAAGCAGGTCGCCGACAAAGTCTTCAACTTGCTGGATTCCCCGGATGCCCAGTTGCGCCAAGCTGCCTACAATGCACTCAACGGCGTCGTGTCGGAAGCCGATCTGAACCGTCTCATTGAGATGCTCAAGAAGCCTGATGGAACCGACCTCCCCAAGTTGCAGGAAGCCATCAAGATGGCCATGTTGGCCATGAGCCCGGACAAGAAGTTGCAGACCATTTCGGACTGGATGGCGAACGCGCCCCGCCCAGAGATCTATTATTCGTTGCTGGCCTCTGCGGGTACGGATGCGGCAGCCACACGCCTGATTGAGGAATACAACAGTGGCAAATCAGCCGACAAGGCTTTGGCTGAACTACTGAAGATGTCCAATCCTCCGGTCTTGAAGTTCCTGTGGACCCTGATTGCTCAGGATAAGGCTACGGAACCCGTGATTGCCCGTTTCATTGCTTTATCCCAAAGCAGTAAGGGCAATCTCAAAGAACGTTGCGGCCAGTATGGAAAACTCCTTCAATCCAATATCTCTACAGCTATCAAGAAGAGCCTTGTCTCTGCGCTGTCCACAGTACCTACGGGCGATTCCTTCACATTGGCTGCCAAGTATTTAGATGATCCGGATTCCGCGTACGAAGCCGCCAATACCGTCAAATCCATTGCCTCCAACAAATCGGTTCCCATCGACAATAAAGAACTGCTCCCGGCGCTCAACAAAGCCATAGCAATTCTCAAAGAGACGGGCAATGCTGATGACGGCTACGCTGTGGACGCCATCAAGAAGTTGCTCACCGAATTGAAACCCGTAGAGCCTTTTGTCCTTTCCGATGACGAGAAGAAGCAGGGATTCGAACTTTTGTTCGACGGGACGGATCTTTCCAAGTGGCAGGATAATGCCACGGGATACAAAGTTGCCAACGGAGCCATCCACGTCGTCGAGGACTACGGTCACAACCTGTACACCAGGAAGGAATACCAGGACTTCGTCATGCGATTCAGCTTCTGCTTTGCCCGCCCAGGCGTCAACAACGGCATCGGAGTCAGAACTCCTGTAGGTGTCGATGCAGCATACGACGGCATGTGCGAATTGCAGATCATCGACAATGACGCCCCTGAGTATGCCCACCTCGCCGATTACCAGTACCATGGCTCGGTGTATGGCATCATACCGGCTCGCCGCATCAAACTCAAACCCATCGGACAGTGGAATGAAGAAGAAA